The Hemibagrus wyckioides isolate EC202008001 linkage group LG13, SWU_Hwy_1.0, whole genome shotgun sequence DNA window GTTGGAGGCAGGAAAAATACGCAAGTGTAAGGGTATGAGTGATTTTCAcaacaggtgccactgtaatgagacagtcagtgttattcactacacctgtcactgtttttaatgttatggctgatagaTGTGTAGtcatgtattttaacttaattgAATGCCCTCAGATGTTCAATATCATCTGGTTTcttgttctgttttctttttttgaagtTTTGTGTTATTCATGTGGGACCAGGACCAGGATTTCCATGTCTAAAAGGACAACTATTATTTAGAGTTTCATTCAcaaattatttatgaataaagGACTAATTCAGcatttcaacaacaacaacaaaaaaaaaaacatatgtttTTAGCGTAAACACACCACTTTAACTAGCTGTATACTTCTGTTAGTTTTCAGTAAAACAGAGTTTAATTGGTTTCTCATTAAAGCGACACGTGCTTCTTAATCAGACATAAACTACAGATGCTGTATTTACAGATTAGGTCAAAAAAAGCTGGATTATTCCACTGAGGTGATATAGTTAACTGCTGTAAACTTAAATACAGTTGTTTTGTGTCTAATGAGACAGAACACATAGTCAATTAATCAGTAATGGATCCttgactctctctttctctctctctctctgtctctcttttcttggTATAATTTTCAGACGAACAACAACAGGAGGTTGAGTTCTGGAGAAAGAATAAATCAAAAGAAAACGATAATGGTAAGCATGTATCTTTGTTCTGTTAAAATGTCTACAGAATGAGATGGTGAtctgttttgctgtttttcacCCTACAGTTGATGCTTTtcatataacagcatgtcccaaagtgttttatttctttatttccacagcaaattgtaaatgattcatatttttaaaatgtattaaagaatgacatattttttaaagaatgacattttttaaaccATATATGGATACATTTTCTACATGTTGAACATCAACAAAATAGCTTCTTGTTATAACTTATGTTATAGTGACGTAAACAGTGGCTATGAAGAGTCATTCTCTTGCCAGCCTCTTTCTTTAATACAGAAAACCCCAAAATTACAGGGAAGTCCTCTGTTCCGAAGTCTTTcctcagataaaaaaaaacttaaacagctttacctctgttACTATGCATTGATAAGGGAGACTCTGACTGtacaaatgttaaataaacacagcTTTACATGCTTCCAAGCTATCATACTACTTTATATAAGTCCCTGTATaacctgttactatagaaacaatgagGTCAGTACACTAATATAATGTAAACCAGTGATTACTATTGTCAGAgtttctgttatagaaaacaaaCTTGCTGACCAGCCAGATTTAAGAAAGTCTCCTCACGGTTTAtgtaaaatactgtacagcggTGGTCAGTAgtaattaatgattaaaaagTCTCCCAGAATGATTCAGTGAGAGCTTTCAGAGTGAGTCTTACACAGTTCATAGCGTGAATGTCTCTGCACTATAAGTCAAAGGATAAGGCTGTGACTGAGAGCCAGCTGAGACAGACTGCAGTGTACATGCCTAAGGGAGTGTTAAATTTCGATGTTAACGGTGACAGCAGGCAGCTGGTCTCTGACAGGCCTCTCCAAGGAACTCTGATTATATCTGTCTTCATCTCACGACACCGAGGTGTGTTAAGGAAGCAATCACTCACTTGCAAATAGCTAAGCTATAGCTTATGTTCTCTAGTGACTCATTGAGTGCGTTCTCACGCAACACCGTGTTTAATTTCTCTGAGATTGTCTATAGGAAGATTAGGAGACACCGTGTCTTTGCTGTTGAAGTGACCAGTCTCGAGCTTTAATGTTATAGTCAGGTCGTTCCAGCTTGCTGTCAGGTTCAGACCGCCGACACTGAATAACTCTTGCGGGAAGGAAGACATTAATGCTTGATCACATTTTATACATCAGAAACTGCCTTTTGTGTTTTGCGGGTATAAAAAATTCGCAGAAACGTGGCTTGGCCTTTTATTGAACATTAGAAAAGCCGCTTTGTGTTTCTGCCATCCGTTTGCTCAATGAATTGCCCAATCACACATCAGCTACACAGAATTTCCTGAAGGCTTCAATCTCCATAACAGCTTATAAAGAGTGTGCAGCTGTAAGCAATTCTTAATGATTGTGTAATTACTTTCCTTTTCATATCCCCCCCAAGTGCGTCTCCTTGTATATCGTTGTTCTAATTTGAAAAGAAAGAGTTGGTGAAAGACACGGCTGCTCGATTGGAACAGCGTATCTGTTCAGTTCAGCAGAATGATTGTCAGGCTCGTGATTTGCTTGATATTGAGTGTATTTACTCAGGGGGCGGTGAAAACAATGCAGCTCATGCAtaccgtgtgtgtttgtctaatTTATTAATTCGCTTGGAGTCCTGTTAGTCTACACAAGTCTACATTGATGTATATATGTAAACAGTGACTATGtgcttctgttttatttcagatgaCGGGCCCGAATGTAAGAAGATGAAGGTAGACGAGGACATTGATGATGGAGGGGATGGAGACTACCACAGGAATGACCCACAGATAGCCATCTGTCTGGATTGTCTGCGCAGCAACGGCCAGATAGGAGAGAACATAGTTAAGGTTAGAGTCTTAGACTCTATCTGGATGTTTGTATTcatttttgtctctttcttcaTATATATACTTCATAATGTTCATCCTATGTTCATACTACATGCTATCAAGTCTCTATCagaacactgcaaaaaaaaatctctttattAGATTATTTCTAAACACATGTCAGATGATTAAGCCATCACAAGCATGCAATCTCACATTTTAGGCTTAAATCAGTAAATATGTCTAGAAAAAGGCTTAATGGTCTAacatttattatgtaataatcACATATCAATAATCAGTTAATCAAATATTGAGAGACGCTTTCCTTTATTCAAGATATCTTCACTTTTTAAGAATGCTTTGCCGTAACATGGATAGTCCTGTGCCATAAATTGTCAGAAGTGAAAGGGAAAGCTAATCTTTAGCCTTTCTTAAAGTCTAGTTCAACTAAAGCTATTTGCAGCACTTCTCTATTTGTTTAACATTGAAAATAATACTTTAACAGAATCTCTACCCAGTGCATCGATAATAAAAACTTAAATCATTTCAACACATTGTACTGTAATGAGCTAAGCAAACTCAGTAAACCAgttcactcacaactcactaaTGACAGAAATCTAAGTGCAAGGTGATGAATTCTTATCATGGGACCTTCTTCAAAACACTGGTGCAATGGACTAGATAATTTATTCTGGCTGCAGTCCTTAAATGTTTGTGGTATCTGTGCATGAGCAGGCAAAAATTGACTATGCTGGTTAAGCATTACCACAAATTCTTCCCACTGAAAAAGTAATTCGTCCCATCTTTGAGAGGATGTACTATAGCAGCTTTAGAGCTTGATTTGCAAATACTATGTACTATACTAGAAAATACTAGAAAAAGCATTATCTGCATAAACCATTACTGACTGACCCAAAAACTGTCCTTTGACTTCTATTGTACATTAtatgttttctgttcttttgtcAGTGCAGGGAAGTAAGTCAGTACAGATGCACTAAACAGAGATGGAGAATAAAGACGTGAGAGTTCCTTAATTCACACTCTCTCCATTTGTCCTCTCTCTTAATTTCTCCTGCTTAGCCTTAATGGTTCATTTTGTCACGTATGATCTCCACTAGAAACCTCCTTCGATTAGGCCTCTTTGTGAATTGCTCAGGCAGACAGTCGCCACATATGAGTGTGTTCATATATTCTCACAATAAGGATGGTGATTGCATTATAACCCTGTTTCCTTACTCCTCTTAACTGGGAGACAGTCAGAAGGTTATATAGCGTGATGGAAGCTGCTGATTGCTTCTAATGGTTACTCTGAACCTTGAGTGCACCACTGTGTAGCGTCATACTGGAACAGCTGTGACACTGTCTTGTGTATTTTATTGCCTTTTCAGGGCTTAATGAAGAAATTTATTCGCTGCTCATCTCGTGTGACCGTAGGAACAATCAAGAAGTTCTTAAGTCTAAAGTTAAAGCTTCCAAGTTCTTATGAGGTatggactctgtgtgtgtgtgtgtgtgtgtgtgaacctatAGTTTGTACATTGACAATGAGATTATTATTTTAGCTGTCTTCCACAGTACATTTGAGTGGAAATTAAATAAGTATTTACATCCAAAtggtaaatatttttatatgtgctcccaaattttcattttatttaactttttttgagGGGGACGGGACCAGAAGTAATTGGATAGAGCTGGGAGTTAATCCctcattattttaaatacaagTAAGCAGAGAACTTTTATTGATCAATATGAAGTCCAAAGAGCAGTCACTGCAAGTAAAGCAAGCCATCACCAGGGtgaaaaaatcaaaacaaacccataagagagacagaaaaacattaGGTGTGGTCACATCAACTAGTGGGTACATTCTCTAACAGAAAGAATGCACTGGTGAGCTCAGGAACACCACAAGGCCCAAAAACCACTGGTGTGGATGACAGAAGAATTCTTTccttggtgaaaaaaaaaaaacctgttcatAACAGTTGGCCAGATGAAGAGACCCTCCAGGAGTAGACGTGTCTGTGTCAGATTCAGCAATCAAGAGAAACCCTTAACAAAGTAAGTACAGAGGTTTTACTACAAGACAAAAATTATTGGTGTGCCTCAAGAACAGGAAGACCAAATTTTGGATTTTgtcaaaaactgaaaaaaatcttaaaaagcCTGATGGTTCTGGAGCAACATTCAATGAACAGAGGAGACGTTCAGAATGAAAGGAAGAGAATGGAGAAGGAATTGAACTGGTGGAACAATGAAACTGATTCCCTTGAATTACTATTTATAATGTGATGGCTAACAAAAGCACCAAATGAATTCTGaagtgttgttgttcttttggctgctccctgtttggtccgcatgttttgatttggcacagttttacgctggatgcccttcctgaagcaaccctttttatctgggcttgggaccagcagtggctgggttagctccttgcccgggaatcaaacccgggtgGTGGTAATAAGAGCATGGAATTCTGCTGCTGGATCACCAGGAGGCATGAATTCTGAAGTGTACACATCTATATTATCTGCTCAGATGCATCAAATGCTCCAAaaacttatttaaaaaagtCTCAAGTCTGATAAAAGGCAAAGAAGTGCAATGTTCTACAAATGGCCACGTTAGTTTCACACGTACtgcaaccatccatccattgtctatacccgctttattcctaattagggtcacaggaatctgctggagcctatcccagcacacactgggcaaaaggcagggtaacaccctggacaggttgccagtctatcacagggccacacacataaccaatcaacctaacatacatgtttttggactgtgggaggaaaccagagtagccccatgcaggcacagggagaacatgcaaactccacacagaatccTGTTTGAACCCGGGTTCCTTAAAAATTTCAAATTCAACATACTGTGGTAGAAGTACTGTgttacaacatacaacatactatgataaaataagaataacttTATCACTTGAAAAATATTCATGGAGCTGACTGTATATCCCTTTGGCATGACACAATAGTTAAACAGAATAAAGATGATTTCCAAAAACCATTACAAATCTTTTGCTATAGCTTTAAGTTTGACAACACTTTAATCTGCCATTGTTTTGCTTCTCACACTGTGTGACAAATGCTGCCTGGTGTGTAAGTAATTGTTACATCATTTAttcacaaaaaaacccccagcaAACTTGTTTTAAATGAAAGATTTACATTGCAAACCCAAATCGTAATTCAGCTTTCTAAGCTAACAGACATTAGAATACTGTACATCTCCTTAACTGAAGTCTAGGAGATCCTCACTTTGTGACATTGTTCTTCTCTACAGCTAGACGTCCTATGCAACGGAGAGATTATGGGAAAAGATCACACCATGGAGTTCATATACATGACGAGATGGAGGCTTCGAGGTGAAAATGTAAGTGTTAATGTCTCTAAATCTCTCTTCAGGTACTCAATTTGCACCTCAACTAAAGATGAAGAATCACTGAGAGCAGAGTCAGTATTGAGAAAGCAGTATTGACTTCTAAGCTCATTAACCTCTAATGAAACTCAAGACTGCCTTCATAATTCTTTAGATGAAACTTCTCCATAATTCTTCCTAATTAACTTAGAATTCAGGGGATGATCTCTTTAGAATGTATCACATGATGTTCCTTTCGCTTTGGGTTAGAGATCCCAACACACATTCTCCTCTCGGGTGAGGCAGCTGTCATCAGAGGAGAAAATCAAGTCTCTGTATTTCCAGCCACCGATATTCAACTGGTCAGGACGAGGAGACATCTCTATTTTCCTGAAAACCTTCATTCCTACACCAGCATTCAGGCGTTTGAGCCTAAGCTCCACACCTGTGTCTTCAGGGgaggttttcttttgtttgttttccaggGAATACTAAAGGGCGGGCCTAAATTTGTATAGATTTTGAATTTCAAAGCAGTTGCCAAAATCGATGAGGTTTACAAAAAGAACTCCAGTACAATCCGTGAAAAAATTATACTTGgtgtattaaacataaaaaGGGTTGAGATTGTTTAATCTGTTTTAGATGTACAGTACATACCCTTGAGTTAAAGATAAGAATTTTAAAGCAAAAGTCCAACATTAAAGAAGTTTAGACTGAAATATTAGTGATATGCTTGGAAGTTACCACTACTGCAGTTACAATGGCATTTAATAAGAGAACTTGATGGTGGGATTAGCAGGAAATTGAAGCAGAAGCTTACAAATGATGCTCTGGAACCTGATCCGCTGTTTAAAACCAGAATGGACAGATGAGcaggtgagagagctggactGTCTACAGGGCTaaagtgttgctgcatcactcACTTTATACAGAGATGAATCAGCAGATATTCGAATGGGATATATTAGTAATGTCAAAGACTGAAAATAGAAACGGACCAACTCTCTTTTAATTCATGTCAAACACGAAAAGGATTTCATCACAAGCTAACTCTTGATGATAGGTCACATACTGATTATACATATTgctatgaataaataatttaggTGGATTCTTCCATTCCTTTATTAAATCACACCATGGGTGAGGGACCACTGAGCATTATGAAACAATAAAATCTGTGCCAACTGTGGCcaaattcattaaaatgaaaatgtgaaaatgtattaaagcatataacactatacagtaatacctcacagaTCCGCGTCTCAAGAGTCGCAGCATCACTGATCTGTGAAATTTTCAttggaacctaactaatttgcatctgcGAATTTTTCGCAGACCCATGAAATACTGCAAAAGTTTTTACGGCTAATTTTGtggcaatttatacattttcgtACTTTAAGTTTTTTCATGATaagtttagtttattaattaagtaatataaatataaaagtaaaatcaacaaaatatcaatattaataaaatctaaatgttattttaatgatattgaacgtcgtacagtacagccattaTGACATgctattggctggaagggttggaagtagccagtcacagagcattaacagttttacctagctgctgattggctagTAGCTATGATGCTTTGTATGTGTAATGTCGCGGTTCATCTCTCCACCCCTTGTGCTCTGTTCAACACACGTGTGTATTCTGTGAATAAGTGATctctttgatttttttccttggtttttatacaggtgatactgtactctatttttacgtcaaacatttatttattttttaagggaaatgtattaagctaacttttaaatggaataaataagcatttacagtacagtattagcatttttagtgactTCACCGCACAGACATGAAACCTAGTCATTCGCGATGGGTCCTGGAACGGAACCTCGcggatgtgtgaggtattactgtaaaTCAAAATGACTCAAAGTTTTTGAAGAGCCACTGGTGAAACAGTCCCCGTAAACCTTTAAACTTCATTCAAAAATCGAAATGAGGCTTGTTTTTTGTCCACATTCTGGCTATGTGTTTTTATACTTGGTTTGAACTTGACAAAACTAGAGTAACTAACCAGTGGGCCATTATTTTGGAATGAGTAAACCCCGTCATTTAGTCCTTTTACCAGTCCACTGGCAGAAAGCAAATCatcttatgggacattttcaatcagtagaacaaaatgaattaatttattgcCATAAGTCTGATATATATTTAGTCAGGACATGgccggctttcagtgtgagagtTTTTACCatgttgggataaccttacacagaagtTTAGTGGTTTGATGTctccatttactttgaagatataaacatttgtgtaaggaaaaaaaaatgactgaaagtTTTCTATAAACATATTGCCCCTAGTCAGCTAGGTAAAATTAACCACTACTAATATTTAAAACCTGGAGTGGCTACTTACTTTCATATTAAGGAGCCACTCCTtgtcatatcatatcatagTCATTAACCACTActatggagtgtgacatgacaaagaaatgcaATGCTGAAAGccgacacaacaaaacaggtgcaaattccatttttttggccTCTAGGGAAACCGGGTTAAATGATCGCTCAGGTCATTTAATAATCCTCAGGTTTTAATAAGTAGcaccttatttattttgtataaatgGCAGATTTTGACTTCAAATGCCAGGAAGAATTtaaaaaactttaataaaaaaaaaaaaggtacatgTAAGGACTTCACCAATAACCTCAAGATCACTTCAGATGTATGCATCGTGTATTTGACCTATAGGAATAAACTCTTAATTATTTTAACCATCTAGGCATCTATGCTTCTCTAAATCTGTCACATTTAGGTGAGAACACAATCACAGATCAGGCCTAGAATGGCTGGAGAGAAGCGCACAGAGAATGGCTGAGGTGTGTCTTAACAGCTGCTCCTCTCAGATATCTCAAACATGACATCTTAATGATGGGACGAAAGCAGGGTCACCCTTTGGATGTTCACCCTGCTTTCACATCATGATCTATTTTAGTCCAAGGGAATGTGGACACCCATTTGTTTTGGAAGTACATCCGATTTAAATTATGTGCATGGCAGTAGAGTCGTGTATGAGCGTAGAGTcgattttgtttttcagggccaGACCAGTGACACATTGTATAATTATGCCATTTGAAATTTGCATATTATTGTGTGCTCTGAATAGCAGTTTACTAATGAGCTGTTACTAATATCGCAGGTCCTCATTCATCACATGCTTTAGAAATCAATAGTAAAGTGGTACAGGTGTTTCACATAACAAGTATTCTGGATGACAAATGAGTTGTACCGCAAAGGTGTTATTTTCTGAACACATTGAACTGAACGCCATGACAGCTACCTGAAATTCTACCGGAATTCTCATTAGGCTGGAAAGGCACAGAATTGGGTCAGTGTGGGCCTGTACTTCATTCCCTCTCTTTCCAGTAACGCACAGAAAACTTCtgccttctctctttctctctctaaaaaTAGTTTGCCTGGGCGCAAataagtgtatttgtgtttgtgtgtgtgtgtgtgtgtgtgtatgtaacagTCTATAAGTCAAATAAAATCTATCAAAGTAAGTAATATAAGagattaaagaaataaatttaatCACATTTATCAGCCATATAAGAGAAAAGTGAAAGGTGCACCTTTATTAATCCCCTATATGGGAATgttgagaaagaaaataatatacatcatgtgtaatggtgtaaaaaTGGTAAAAGTTTActggaaataataaaaaataattgaaacaataaaataaattagtgtatgtatacacacacacacacacacacattatctttACTACAGGGTGTTTTGTGTAGTAAAGATTTTTACTACAGGGTTTTGTTTtacgtgtgtttgtttgtgtgtttgtgtgtgtgtgtgtgtgtttgctagaGAGAGACTCCATTACTGTGTCATTAAACAGAGCTGCTAGCGACCCTCTAAATCTCAATTTCTTTGTCAGTTCAGAATGGTTTACGTAAGATATGTAATTAAAGCTTCATGACCTgcataatgttttatttgttgtttatttgttttatttcttttgttccCCTATTCATTTTCCTCAATGGTTGCCTGTCTGTTATCAAATATAAGTCTTATCAAATATTTATACAGTGATTACGCCTCTCTGTAGTTGTTTAAATATGATCAGTGATATACAGTGAAACTCATTTCTCTTACTTATCTCTTTTCTAGGCCTACCCAATGGTACTGGAATATCGTCCTCGTATTGACTTTGGCTAAACCGGTTGAGACTCATGCACTTTTCTCAGCTCAGAAACCGGAGGAACAGTGAATGGACATGCTGCACAGGAGTTGGACTTAATCACACCATTGTTTTTCATTCTTTCGAGTTCTTTCTTTTGTATTTCCTTATCTGTTCTAAAACTTCCTCATTCATCAGACACAGCTGGGACTGTAGCTGCCTAAGTGTGTGTTAAATCCCACACTGGcttggcttgtgtgtgtgtcccataTGTCGGTCTACCAGAAGAACTGTTGACATGATCAGTCATGAAGTTATGGACCCAAGGAAATTCACATGCCATGAGATAATTGTTCAACAAGTGTGTTCAGTTATcatgacagatttatttttctttttttttgtatcagtAGTTATAGTGCCTTTTGTAAACATCCTGTTTTTGCTGATCTCAAAAGCCTTTTTTAATCATCGCCAAAAAAGGAAATACCCAATGGCGTCGTATCAGTTCCAAG harbors:
- the pcgf5b gene encoding polycomb group RING finger protein 5-B — encoded protein: MAAQRKHLVKEFNHFITCYVCKGYLIKPTTVTECLHTFCKSCIVQHFEDSNDCPKCGIQVHETNPLEMLRLDNTLEEIIFKLVPGLRENEQQQEVEFWRKNKSKENDNDDGPECKKMKVDEDIDDGGDGDYHRNDPQIAICLDCLRSNGQIGENIVKGLMKKFIRCSSRVTVGTIKKFLSLKLKLPSSYELDVLCNGEIMGKDHTMEFIYMTRWRLRGENAYPMVLEYRPRIDFG